The Aspergillus nidulans FGSC A4 chromosome VII nucleotide sequence TATTGGGCTTATGCAGCCTACGTATCCCACGTCgtttgtttcttcttttcttcttcctctttccttTATGTTCTGGATATTTCCTATCCTACGGACTGTTTTCTGCGATAGACCCTGGCGAcgcatcatccatcatcgtctATCTGCAGTGTATAGTACTGGCCGCCTCAACACCTCATTGGGAACATCCCTTTGAATCTATCCTGCTTATGCTATACCCTGCTTATACACTACTTATACGCTACTTTATACCCTGGTTCACCTTGACTCACCCTGGAAACCCTGCTACCGCGAGTTCCGGGCGCCGGTGCTAAGAGTGGTAAGCCGCGAGCCTGTTCCTTGGTTGATCTTCCCTGGTTGTTCTTTCCCAAATCCCAGCCTTGCTAGCTTGCGTGCTGTCCGCGgttccctcctcttctgttGCCACTCGTCTGATCTTTCCGCAGTCCAGGGTCTGTCTCGGTAAATAGGCTCCAGCGATCCAGAACAGCCCGAACAGAGAAAGAATCTCCCACTCACGGCCGGCCGACTTGGTGATTGCGGATTGCTTGCTCGCGGTACATTCCAACGCCAGGTGCGCATTCTTTGGCTGCGGCAGCAAATATTTGCGCGGGCTCGCCGTCTTACATTCTTCTGGCGCATTTCCACCACTGTTGGAAGGCTTGCCGTTTCCGGCATTTCCGATTTCTTCCAGGCCCAGCATTGTGCTTATATAGCTGGAACGCTCAGCTGCCTCCGCCGTCATTGATCCGTCCGAACCGTCGGTATTCGCCTACCCATCGTCCTCGCAGCGGGAGCCGCACCGACCCCCACAATGGCTCCCTCGTTCTGGGAGAGAACAAAAGGGACATCAAAAAAGGGCTTTGATAAAGCATGGCACGCGTTGGAcaagctgggagatcccGTTAACCGGTTGTCGAACCGTGTCGGTGCCGAAGCTTTCTGGCCCATGACTATTGACAGAGAAAGCGACAAGGCCGCGCGAATCCTGCGCAGCTTCTGCAAAGATGGTTTCTATGCCGAGGCAGAGTCTGATCGACAGAGTTCTGAGAACAGTATCAACAAGGAAACGGGCAAGATTGATAAACCTAAAGGCAAGCAACGGGTGCTGAAGAAAATCCCTACGAAGGTCATCCAGCAGGCCAAGGGCCTAGCAATCTTCACAACAATGCGCACCGGTCTCTGGCTGAGTGGCTCTGGTGGCAGCGGTGTTCTCTTAGCCCGGATCCCGGAAACAGGCGAATGGAGTCCCCCATCCGGTATTATGCTGCACACTGCGGGTATAGGGTTTCTCGCTGGTATCGATATTTACGACTGTGTGGTCGTGATAAACACGTACGAAGCTCTAGAGGCTTTTAAAAAAGTTCGTTGTACGTTGGGCGGAGAAGTCAGTGCTTCAGCGGGCCCAGTTGGAATGGGAGGCGTGCTCGAGTCGGAAGTCCACAAGAGACAGGCTCCCATTTGGACCTACATGAAGAGTCGAGGGCTGTATGCTGGTGTTCAGGTGGACGGCACAATAATCATTGAGCGTACAGATGAGAACGAGCGATTCTATGGGGAACGCATTTCCGTGACTGATATCCTGGCCGGTAAAGCCAGACACCCACCTGCGTCGATCGAACCTCTCCTTCAGACAATAAAGTCAGCGCAAGGCGACCGGGACGTGAAGGAGGAGCTAATCCCACCTCCAGGCGAGACGCCAGGTGATGTCGATCTCGATCACTCTGTGCCGTTTGGTGTCCCAGATCCTGAGGACCCCGATCCATTCGGGGTCAAGGCTTTGGAGGCAGAAGGTCTGTTCATTCGCGAAGCCGGCTCGAAAGCCCGGCcaagtcatgacgcctttgAATTCAGGCCGAACCCAGGAAGCCCCGTCTACGCATCCTTCCGGCGAAGTATGGAGAGTTCGCGGCGTAACAGCTGGCGAACCAGTGTTCAAAGTTATGCAAGTGCTGATAAGGGCACACAGACGTTGGACGAACCCTTGACTGCCCCGACGTCCATCAGCCGTGCGTCGTCACGGAGTAACCGTGACTTTTCTGAACCCAAGACGTCTCTGACTGATAATGAGGAGGCTCGCTGGGATACGGTGATCCCTGAGCATCATGAAACCAGTCCCCCCGGGCAGGCCGAAGGTATGCTGGACAAGTTCATCAACGATGAGGACCTCGAGGTACACGAGGTTAGTAGTGCCAGGATCTCGAAGCGCGATAGTTCTACCAGCTCCAATGTGCCCCTATCTGTGGAGGTTCCGACAGCGCCTGTGGAGGTTAAACGCCAGTCGCCAACTTTCACCCGTGCTCGCCTCGTAACTATTCCTAAAAGACAGCCTCCGTCTCTTCCACCACGGAACCCTCAACGAGCGTCGACTGCGTCGACAGCTACCCCGGTTTCTCCCAACCCATATGCATCATCCGACGACAACCGTTCCGTGACCTCTGTTTCTACCCATGCCTCTACGAGCGGACCCGCCACTTCCACTGACAACACGAAGAAAGGCTCGAGTGCGGACGCGTCGCCTATCGACGCGACCTCGGAGTCAAACAAAGCATCGTCGCTCAGAGACGACGATTTCCACTCTGTATCCAGTGTCAAGTCAACAGATCCCGGTGCCGGAAAACGGCCTTAATGTGCAGCATGAGGCTTCCAGCCCGAACATCCGAAATGTCGCTACCGACCTTTCTTCCGTTGGCGAAACCACTACCGAGATCGAGAACAAGAAACCCCCGCAAGATGAGGTTACTCCAGCAGCAACGCACTCCTGAACAAACCACAAACCTACTGTTAGCCCTAATCCCGCTTTCAACATTCACTGATACCCTCTATTCGCTCACCTTTTATATTCTGGCTTCCTGTATATATAGGCTCCGGCTTTGACCCTTCTGTGAATAGCTTTGTGTTAAGGTCCACTTGCCCTCCGGCAGTGGCGCCAACTGAGGGCATTGAGCCTGGCTTCAGCGACATCttttatttctctttctcttcctcttctcttctcttttcttttctttttttttcttttttttcctgtCAGCATTTCTGCATGTTCAAAGCGTACTGGGCGTTGGCGGATACTGGGGACAACATGGGTACACTACCTGGTCGGTGATTCTGTTTGAAATGGCTAGATTGTATGATAGCACCCTTCATGTTTCAGTTATATATCCCCTAGGCTCTGCATGAGCTATTAGTTCTACCAAGTCTACCAATACACCTTAGCTTTCATTCAGTGGCGATGACAGGTACTGTTCCGCTGGCCGGCCGGCTACCCGTACGGTAAGCCGCAACTCCCAACCACGGTAGATTCGCGGCTTTCAAGGTTGAGAACGAGTGAGAAACAAGAATTGACAAAATTCCAACAATCTCTTATCAAATATCAGGTCATCGAGTTACACTGCAGTGGGGCCAATCGAGCACTAAGCGTTCTCTAGAGCGAGCTTAGCCAGTCGCTGCTCTTTGCCCCAGTTATTGTTACATTGATCGGCACCTCCCCCGCTACCCGTTGCTTATTGACCCCTATTACACAGATTAGCGAGTTATCCACTTTAGCTAGGAAAGAGCTGGATAAGAAGCATGGTAAGCCCCAGCGATGAGTCCGTTCTTTCATCTCTGCTAGCAAGCTGGGTTACAAGAGTGCTGCCGAGTCTCTCCATGCCCTCGCTAACATCGGTCGTTGGCCTCTCGGCCAGTCTGGTCGGCCTCGTCGCCGGCCAGTACTTTCCCCCTACTCCCGAGGGCGTCAAGGTCATTCATTCCAAGCACCAGAAGGGCGTCACGATATCCTACAAAGAAGTGTGTTTCTCTACCCATTATGTGATGGGTAGGATGTCTAACCGTCTTAGCCTGAAATTTGCGAGACAACCCCAGGCGTAAAATCTTACTCGGGTTATGTCCATCTGCCCCCTGGCACTCTCAACGATCTTGGTTTGGATCAGCAGTATCCTATCAACACTTTCTTCTGGTTCTTCGAGTCCCGAAATGATCCCGTCAATGCGCCGCTCTCGATCTGGATGAATGGCGGCCCGGGAAGCTCCTCTATGATCGGGCTCATGCAGGAGAACGGGCCATGCCGGGTGAATATCGACTCGAATTCCACCGAGCTGAACCCGTGGTCATGGAACAATTACGTCAACATGCTCTACATCGACCAACCGAACCAGGTCGGGTTCAGTTATGATGTTCCTACTAATGGAACGTACAATCAATTGACAGGTGTGCGTGACGTTTCTGGATGGTCGACGGTCCCGGAGCAGAACAATACGTTCTACGTGGGCACGTTCCCCAGTCTCAACGCCTCTGCTACTGCAAATACCACTGAGAACGCAGCCCGCGCGCTCTG carries:
- a CDS encoding lipid-binding SYLF domain-containing protein (transcript_id=CADANIAT00008922), whose translation is MAPSFWERTKGTSKKGFDKAWHALDKLGDPVNRLSNRVGAEAFWPMTIDRESDKAARILRSFCKDGFYAEAESDRQSSENSINKETGKIDKPKGKQRVLKKIPTKVIQQAKGLAIFTTMRTGLWLSGSGGSGVLLARIPETGEWSPPSGIMLHTAGIGFLAGIDIYDCVVVINTYEALEAFKKVRCTLGGEVSASAGPVGMGGVLESEVHKRQAPIWTYMKSRGLYAGVQVDGTIIIERTDENERFYGERISVTDILAGKARHPPASIEPLLQTIKSAQGDRDVKEELIPPPGETPGDVDLDHSVPFGVPDPEDPDPFGVKALEAEGLFIREAGSKARPSHDAFEFRPNPGSPVYASFRRSMESSRRNSWRTSVQSYASADKGTQTLDEPLTAPTSISRASSRSNRDFSEPKTSLTDNEEARWDTVIPEHHETSPPGQAEGMLDKFINDEDLEVHEVSSARISKRDSSTSSNVPLSVEVPTAPVEVKRQSPTFTRARLVTIPKRQPPSLPPRNPQRASTASTATPVSPNPYASSDDNRSVTSVSTHASTSGPATSTDNTKKGSSADASPIDATSESNKASSLRDDDFHSVSSVKSTDPGAGKRP